One window of the Anolis sagrei isolate rAnoSag1 chromosome 5, rAnoSag1.mat, whole genome shotgun sequence genome contains the following:
- the CHRNA9 gene encoding neuronal acetylcholine receptor subunit alpha-9: protein MNINLVFYISCLICILTTGTLHGADAAQGKYAQQLFNELFQDYSNALRPVEDTDSVLNVTLQITLSQIKDMDERNQILAAYLWIRQSWYDAFLKWDKDQYDGLDSIRIPSNLVWRPDIVLYNKADDDFSEPVNTNIVLRYDGKITWDAPVITKSSCVVDVSYFPFDSQQCNLTFGSWTYNGNQVDIFNSLDSGDLSDFIEDVEWEIHGMPAVRNVITYGCCSEPYPDVTFTLILKRKSSFYIFNLLLPCLLISFLAPLGFYLPADSGEKVSLGVTVLLALTVFQLMVAESMPPSENVPLIGKYYIATMTMITASTALTIIIMNIHYCGSGAKPVPHWARVVILDYMSKIFFVYDVGENCTSSQHAKEQDLSLKKPNTSLKEPVQYEGGRQPLAKIRNHDSTLKKKFPEDVSNCFDIQGENSRDIVSCCSCYRILIKNIEYIANCVRRQKANHAKGVEWKKVAKVMDRFFMWIFFIMVFFMSVLVMGKAL, encoded by the exons ATGAACATCAACTTGGTCTTCTATATCTCCTGTCTCATCTGCATTTTGACAACCGGAACACTTCATG GTGCTGATGCAGCACAAGGGAAGTATGCTCAACAGCTCTTTAATGAACTTTTCCAAGACTATTCAAATGCTCTCAGACCAGTGGAAGACACAGACTCAGTTTTGAATGTCACTCTTCAGATCACACTTTCCCAAATAAAAGATATG GATGAGAGAAACCAAATTTTGGCAGCTTACCTGTGGATTCGACAGAGTTGGTATGATGCCTTTCTGAAATGGGACAAAGACCAATATGATGGGTTGGACTCTATTCGGATTCCCAGCAATCTTGTATGGAGACCAGACATTGTCCTGTATAACAA gGCTGATGATGACTTCTCTGAGCCAGTGAATACAAACATTGTTTTGAGATATGATGGGAAAATTACTTGGGACGCGCCAGTTATAACCAAAAGTTCCTGTGTAGTGGATGTCTCTTACTTCCCTTTCGATAGCCAACAGTGCAATCTTACCTTTGGTTCTTGGACTTACAATGGTAATCAGGTAGATATATTCAATTCTTTAGACAGCGGCGACCTCTCCGACTTTATAGAAGACGTGGAATGGGAGATTCATGGCATGCCAGCTGTCAGGAATGTGATAACCTATGGCTGCTGCTCAGAGCCTTATCCAGATGTTACATTCACCCTGATTTTGAAAAGGAAGTCATCTTTCTACATTTTCAACCTGCTGCTTCCTTGCCTGTTGATCTCTTTTCTGGCTCCACTGGGATTCTACCTTCCAGCGGACTCTGGAGAAAAAGTATCTCTCGGAGTCACTGTTCTGCTGGCCCTCACTGTATTTCAGCTCATGGTTGCCGAAAGTATGCCTCCTTCTGAAAATGTACCCTTGATTG GTAAATACTACATCGCCACAATGACAATGATCACAGCCTCCACAGCACTGACAATCATCATCATGAACATTCATTACTGTGGATCAGGAGCGAAACCTGTCCCACACTGGGCAAGAGTTGTGATTTTAGACTACATGTCCAAAATCTTTTTTGTTTATGATGTTGGTGAAAATTGCACAAGTTCACAGCATGCAAAAGAACAAGACCTAAGCTTGAAAAAACCAAATACATCCCTCAAAGAGCCAGTACAATATGAAGGGGGAAGGCAACCATTGGCTAAGATCAGAAACCATGACAGCACCCTGAAGAAGAAGTTTCCAGAAGATGTAAGCAATTGCTTTGATATCCAAGGTGAAAATAGTCGGGATATTGTGAGCTGCTGCTCCTGCTATCGGATACTGATTAAGAATATTGAATATATTGCTAACTGTGTGAGACGCCAGAAAGCAAACCATGCAAAAGGGGTAGAGTGGAAAAAGGTCGCCAAAGTGATGGACCGATTCttcatgtggattttttttattatggtCTTTTTCATGAGTGTTTTGGTTATGGGCAAAGCTCTTTAA